Proteins encoded together in one Amblyomma americanum isolate KBUSLIRL-KWMA chromosome 1, ASM5285725v1, whole genome shotgun sequence window:
- the LOC144112737 gene encoding uncharacterized protein LOC144112737, with protein MRLMADTNAIKELWNSHVPMNLEYGEPPEMAKLLDCGEHTAKMQRRRAKISQPGTASSSSAGDSSAESPQGGDDLEYIGGCLVEKFVLKMLDVGLPRKTASTYARELLRQVFDPAELVNKSITGRQSNAHKRKDAKPQLDPFRVNAVIKYTCKKFGLIREAPIRQSLSSILNKHKAEVEDLNGGAAGDGGK; from the exons ATGCGTCTTATGGCCGACACGAACGCCATAAAGGAGCTGTGGAACAGTCACGTCCCCATGAATTTGGAGTATGGAGAGCCTCCTGAAATGGCCAAGCTGCTTGACTGTGGTGA GCACACAGCGAAGATGCAGAGGCGGCGCGCAAAAATCTCTCAACCCGGTACTGCATCCTCCAGTAGCGCTGGGGACTCCTCTGCCGAATCGCCTCAAGGG GGTGACGACTTGGAATATATTGGCGGCTGCCTGGTTGAAAAATTTGTGTTGAAGATGCTGGATGTAGGCCTCCCTCGTAAGACTGCCAGCACTTATGCACGAGAGCTGCTCAGACAGGTGTTTGACCCAGCGGAGTTGGTGAACAAGTCGATAACAGGAAGGCAGTCCAATGCACACAAAAGGAAGGATGCTAAACCCCAATTGGACCCTTTTCGGGTGAACGCGGTGATAA aGTACACATGCAAGAAATTTGGCTTGATCAGAGAGGCGCCCATTCGCCAGTCATTGTCATCAATTCTGAATAAGCACAAGGCAGAAGTGGAAGACTTAAATGGAGGAGCAGCAGGAGATGGCGGCAAATAA